In a single window of the Brachionichthys hirsutus isolate HB-005 chromosome 18, CSIRO-AGI_Bhir_v1, whole genome shotgun sequence genome:
- the shprh gene encoding E3 ubiquitin-protein ligase SHPRH, which produces MSSRRKKAPPVRVDDEDKKRFDWNMLEDRKKEPVREDDQLPTCSIPSVGATHTRSILSNPGDVFEAACTGSDRFTEELPGTLSDSSSGSASLALSVEPASKLGHIWKALIGEFIVRPASIPSDCDHKAFILRRMGDQLWISYSICGESSEDTSTVECSLSWIPLEDLDWMQKRRSLQLCYQKEGVSVRVGIYLLESGLGKPEFLSEGNARLKKTNQLMQKLMEYFYDFIIPEVVDNEEKECDTDLERQNVEELYDYVRHVHQKESQEGNYDVQHEALIPVLRPYQSQAVNWMLGREKFRITSPKEQSLHFLWRELITLCGKKLFYNPFTGCVIREYPLAGVEWPSGILADEMGLGKTVEVLALILFHTRQDLEQEALTLPVGKSVNYFVPPPPLERKKVARCKIEIQPKKKTSCPTVRVMLLTAIKEMRSGKGASVNAIFTYIRATYGFDLLKNRNHIRKTLAKLITEGLVDQVKGRGLAGSFRLGKKYKETKKMVAGASKSNCKNSECTPRKLFQRRAKEKAEAALQNSLLEDQSDLCSTMSDCVAPERPMEGNDTLSEKADQLDGSLDMSATASQISQVKSDTQETLTMDDLPTERGATLQLTSHEETEPPTRASLFPFNTPDYRFECICGELGLVDYKARVQCMNCQLWQHADCVNYKQESLETTPFYCPHCLVAMKPVSTGATLIISPSSICHQWVEEINRHIRSSSLRVLVYQGVKKHGFIQPHVLAEQDVVITTYDVLRSELNYVDIPHSNSKDGRRFRNQKRYMAIPSPLVAVEWWRVCLDEAQMVECPTAKAAEMALRLASVNRWCVSGTPVQRGLEDLYGLVLFLGVDPYWVKHWWDQLLYRPYRRGNPEPLYRVIAQLLWRSAKKDVIDQIQIPPQTEEVHWLHFSPVEGHFYHRQHEVCSQDALVKLRKISDWTLKLGTLDRRTVSTILCPLLRLRQACCHPQAVRGEFLPLQKSTMTMEELLKSLQKKCRVECEEAHRQLVCALNGLAGIHIIRDEFVEAAELYREVLRSSEEHKDRLKTDSLQRLHATHNLMELLGAKHPGIPPTLRDHRLSEEAEQLRQHYMTKYDSEVADAYQSLQPVLQNIKELKRKVKLNSPWWLDVIQRAIRCTTDDDLVSRVKNELTSSYKQQAHKLSMADKFRDACGLQFLLTSQMKDLMKSQKTVQDAVKSLEGPASQNVIDEVTICHLRPMRLPLNNCVFCKADELFTEYESKLFSHTVKGQTAIFEEMIEDEEGLVDDRLPTTSRGLWAASEMERTLKAILSFAKVKRLDPELVEEGNTFMELFENWKKEYKVLHEYWMVLRNHVSAIDELGMATERLRVRLPDEPKPKLLHIIEPHEVEQNRAKLLNDQAVANSQLQKKLGQFLYLTNLEKSQDKSTGGLNPEPCPICARPLGQEWAVLTCGHCFCNECIAIIVEQYSVGSRRRAIKCAICRQTTSHAEISYVFTTQSSSQDQDIPVKGSHSTKVEAVVRTLKKIQGADPGAKCLVFSTWLSVLDIIAKALFDNNMEFSQINGIHKFQENLSSFKYEEKINILLLPLHTGSNGLNIIEATHVLLVEPILNPAHELQAIGRVHRIGQTKPTFVHRFLIKSTIEERMQAMLKTAEKSHTSTTMKHSEASVLTVADLADLFTDDTEHLE; this is translated from the exons ATGAGTAGCCGAAGAAAAAAAGCTCCTCCTGTGAGGGTAGACGATGAAGACAAGAAGAGGTTTGACTGGAACATGCTGGAGGACCGTAAAAAGGAGCCTGTCCGGGAAGATGATCAGTTACCAACCTGCTCCATTCCTTCTGTCGGCGCGACCCACACCAGATCCATCCTCTCGAACCCTGGAGATGTTTTTGAGGCTGCATGCACCGGCTCTGACCGTTTTACAGAAGAACTCCCTGGCACGTTGTCAGACAGCAGCTCGGGTTCAGCCTCCCTGGCCCTCTCTGTGGAGCCAGCTTCAAAACTGGGCCACATCTGGAAGGCGCTCATTGGGGAGTTTATTGTCCGGCCGGCTTCCATCCCCTCTGACTGTGACCACAAAGCTTTCATCCTGCGCAGGATGGGTGATCAGCTCTGGATCAGTTACAGCATCTGCGGTGAGAGCTCAGAGGACACAAGCACAGTGGAGTGCAGCCTCAGTTGGATCCCGCTGGAGGACCTCGACTGGATGCAGAAGAGGAGGTCGCTTCAGCTCTGCTATCAGAAGGAGGGTGTCTCAGTCAGG GTGGGGATTTACTTGCTGGAATCTGGGCTTGGTAAGCCCGAGTTTCTAAGTGAGGGAAATGCTCgactaaagaaaacaaatcaactAATGCAGAAGTTAATGGAGTATTTCTATGATTTCATTATCCCTG AAGTTGTCGACAATGAGGAGAAGGAATGCGACACAGACCTGGAGAGGCAAAACGTGGAGGAACTCTATGATTATGTCCGGCATGTTCATCAGAAAGAAAGCCAGGAGGGGAACTATGATGTCCAGCACGAAGCTCTCATCCCCGTTCTGAGACCTTATCAGAGCCAGGCCGTCAACTGGATGCTGGGGAGAGAGAAATTCAGGATCACCTCCCCTAAAG AACAATCGCTGCATTTCCTCTGGCGAGAGCTGATTACCTTGTGTGGCAAGAAATTGTTCTACAACCCGTTTACTGGCTG CGTAATCCGAGAATATCCCCTCGCCGGCGTGGAGTGGCCTAGTGGCATCTTGGCTGATGAAATGGGCCTTGGAAAGACGGTGGAAGTTCTGGCTCTAATCCTGTTTCACACTCGACAGGACCTGGAGCAGGAGGCCCTCACCCTGCCAGTG GGAAAATCTGTCAATTATTTTGTGCCTCCACCTCCacttgaaagaaagaaagttgcTCGCTGCAAGATTGAAATTCAgcctaaaaagaaaacatcatgCCCAA CTGTGCGTGTCATGCTCCTCACTGCAATTAAGGAGATGAGATCCGGCAAAGGAGCCTCGGTCAATGCTATCTTCACGTACATCCGTGCCACTTATGGTTTTGACCTCTTAAAAAATCGTAACCACATCAGGAAGACGCTGGCGAAGCTGATAACTGAAGGGCTGGTTGACCAAGTCAAAGGTCGAGGCTTGGCTGGGTCATTCAGGCTGGGGAAGAAGtataaagaaacaaagaagatgGTAGCAGGGGCGTCAAAGTCT AATTGTAAAAACTCAGAGTGCACACCCCGGAAACTGTTTCAGAGACGAGCAAAGGAGAAGGCAGAAGCCGCCCTGCAAAACTCTCTCCTGGAGGATCAAAGTGATCTGTGCTCTACAATGTCTGACTGTGTCGCACCAGAAAGACCGATGGAGGGGAATGACACTCTGAGCGAGAAGGCAGATCAGTTGGACGGCTCGCTGGACATGTCTGCGACTGCTTCGCAGATCTCTCAGGTTAAGTCAGACACACAGGAAACTCTCACAATGGATGATCTGCCTACAGAAAGAGGAGCGACTCTTCAGCTCACTTCACACGAGGAGACAGAACCCCCCACCAGagcgtctctgttcccgttcaACACCCCCGACTACCGCTTCGAGTGTATCTGCGGTGAACTGGGCCTCGTCGACTACAAGGCCCGTGTCCAGTGCATGAACTGCCAGCTGTGGCAGCATGCGGACTGCGTAAACTACAAACAAGAAAGTCTCGAAACCACACCTTTCTACTGCCCTCACTGCCTAGTCGCCATGAAACCCGTCTCAACCGGTGCCACCCTCATCATTTCCCCGAGCTCCATCTGCCACCAGTGGGTGGAGGAGATCAACCGGCACATCAGGTCCTCCTCGCTGCGCGTGCTG GTTTATCAGGGTGTAAAGAAGCATGGATTCATTCAGCCACATGTGCTCGCCGAGCAGGATGTGGTCATCACCACGTACGATGTGCTGCGGTCGGAGCTCAACTATGTCGACATTCCCCACAGTAACAGCAAGGACGGACGCCGCTTCCGCAACCAGAAGCGCTACATGGCCATACCCAGCCCTCTGGTGGCGGTGGAGTGGTGGCGGGTCTGCCTGGACGAAGCTCAGATGGTTGAATGTCCCACTGCAAAG GCTGCAGAGATGGCGCTACGCCTTGCATCTGTCAACCGCTGGTGTGTCAGTGGCACGCCTGTCCAGAGAGGCCTGGAAG ATCTGTACGGCCTCGTTCTTTTCTTGGGAGTCGACCCATACTGGGTGAAACACTGGTGGGACCAGCTGCTCTATCGCCCTTATCGACGGGGTAACCCAGAGCCGCTGTACCGTGTAATTGCTCAGTTACTATGGCGTTCAGCTAAAAAAGATGTCATTGATCAG ATCCAAATCCCGCCTCAGACAGAGGAAGTCCATTGGTTGCACTTCTCCCCAGTCGAGGGTCATTTCTACCACCGGCAACATGAGGTCTGCTCACAGGACGCTTTGGTGAAGCTCAGGAAGATCTCCGACTGGACCCTGAAGCTCGGCACCCTCGATCGCCGCACCGTCAGCACCATCCTGTGTCCGTTGCTGAGGCTGCGTCAGGCCTGCTGCCATCCACAGGCTGTGAGGGGGGAGTTCCTGCCCCTGCAGAAGAG CACCATGACGATGGAGGAGCTCCTCAAGTCCCTGCAGAAGAAATGTCGAGTGGAGTGCGAAGAAGCTCACAGACAATTGGTGTGCGCCCTGAACGGCCTGGCTGGAATCCACATCATCAGAG ATGAGTTTGTAGAGGCGGCAGAGTTGTATAGAGAAGTGCTCCGTTCATCAGAAGAGCACAAAGACCGACTGAAAACGGATTCTTTACAG AGGCTTCATGCAACCCACAACTTGATGGAGTTGCTGGGTGCGAAGCATCCTGGGATACCCCCTACCCTGAGAGATCACCGACTAAGCGAGGAG GCCGAGCAGCTACGGCAGCACTACATGACCAAATATGACTCCGAGGTAGCGGACGCCTATCAGAGCCTGCAGCCGGTGCTGCAGAACATCAAGGAGCTGAAACGCAAA GTCAAGCTGAATTCCCCCTGGTGGCTGGATGTCATCCAGAGGGCGATCCGGTGCACGACCGATGACGATCTGGTGTCCCGTGTCAAGAACGAGCTGACGTCCAGCTACAAACAACAAGCCCACAAACTGTCCATGGCAGACAA GTTTCGTGACGCCTGCGGTCTGCAGTTTTTGCTCACTTCTCAAATGAAGGATCTGATGAAATCCCAGAAGACTGTGCAGGACGCGGTGAAAAGTCTTGAAGGCCCGGCTTCGCAGAACGTGATTGACGAGGTCACCATCTGTCACCTCAGACCTATGAGGCTGCCGCTCAATaa TTGTGTTTTTTGCAAAGCAGATGAGCTTTTCACAGAGTATGAGTCCAAGCTGTTCTCTCATAC GGTGAAAGGTCAGACGGCCATCTTTGAAGAAATgattgaagatgaagagggacTGGTGGACGACCGTCTACCCACCACCAGCCGAGGTCTGTGGGCGGCCAGCGAGATGGAGCGCACCCTGAAAGCCATCTTGTCCTTTGCTAAAGTGAAACGGCTGGACCcggagctggtggaggagggcAACACTTTCATGGAGCTGTTTGAGAACTGGAAGAAAGAGTACAAG GTGCTTCACGAGTACTGGATGGTGCTGAGGAATCACGTGTCGGCAATCGATGAACTGGGAATGGCCACAGAGAGACTACGTGTGCGTCTGCCCGACGAACCGAAGCCCAAATTGCTGCACATCATCGAGCCTCATGAG GTGGAGCAGAACCGGGCGAAGCTCCTGAACGACCAGGCGGTGGCTAACTCGCAGCTCCAAAAGAAGCTCGGCCAGTTTCTGTACCTCACCAATCTGGAGAAG TCTCAGGACAAGTCTACTGGAGGTCTGAACCCAGAGCCATGTCCCATCTGTGCCCGTCCCCTAGGACAGGAG TGGGCGGTGCTTACCTGCGGCCACTGCTTCTGTAATGAGTGCATCGCCATCATCGTGGAGCAGTACAGCGTGGGATCGAGGCGGCGAGCCATCAAATGCGCCATTTGCAGACAGACCACATCACACGCTGAGATCTCCTACGTGTTCACCACCCAGTCGTCCAGCCAGGACCAGGACATACCGGTCAAA GGAAGCCACTCCACCAAAGTGGAAGCAGTGGTGAGAACACTGAAGAAGATTCAAGGGGCCGACCCCGGTGCCAAGTGTCTCGTCTTCTCCACG TGGCTGAGTGTGCTGGACATCATCGCTAAGGCCTTGTTTGACAACAACATGGAGTTCTCTCAAATCAACGGGATTCACAAATTCCAG GAAAATCTGAGCTCCtttaaatatgaagaaaaaatCAACATCCTCCTCCTTCCGCTGCACACCGGCTCCAACGGTCTGAACATCATCGAGGCGACTCACGTGTTGCTGGTAGAGCCCATCCTCAATCCTGCTCACGAGCTGCAGGCCATAGGCAGGGTGCACCGGATTGGCCAAACCAA GCCGACGTTTGTTCACAGATTTCTTATCAAATCCACAATTGAAGAGAGAATGCAGGCGATGCTGAAGACAGCAGAGAAAAG CCACACCAGCACGACCATGAAGCACTCGGAGGCCTCCGTTCTGACGGTAGCCGACCTCGCCGACTTGTTCACTGACGACACGGAACATCTGGAGTGA